One genomic segment of Bdellovibrionales bacterium includes these proteins:
- a CDS encoding PAS domain-containing protein: MNEDGTPEILKDSKELKRRRREVIALFPLGLLFLFLTWIEIQLFGYSQTLPFIHSIFFFGLVNFNIVILLLLLFLIFRNIVKVFAERRSGGDGGSLKGKLIAAFVGFSSIPTMLMFLISVFYINSSFDKWFNEKISSVLKSALEVTNAYVLTAKRKNYHFANEIVADLGRVSDDKIPARLKKLRRLYQLDAVEYYPQLFSERTLDVAKGELIPQIPRASLEFLQKGISQRHEGSTIHQFAEGNLVRVIVPMRAGRGALVVSSYIPMSLLSRMDDIMVAYEDFRDLNPIEYPIKSIYLIVLILMTLVILLAATWFGFYLARQLSVPLEELGDATRRLAKGDYRLVEVASGSAEMNHLITSFNSMTRQIEASEKEVLQTNRTLQEALERIDEHSKYIEVVLSNASTGVVSVDEAGIVTMVNRHAERLLEVDSAKIVGKKAKDILSLEYYGIFDELLRTMKKHKAASIQKEVRINVKERSIPLQVTLSILYDDNQRELGKVLVFDDLTPVLSAQRSAAWTEVARRIAHEIKNPLTPIKLAAQRLNKKFAHEIADPVFSESIHMIIEQVDGIKNLVNEFSSFARMPKSQPVVGDLNRVIQDSLILFKTGDKGDILHFLPDLKLPKFRFDPDQLKRVITNLIDNALSATERLTHPRVEVTTEFDSVLRIVRISVVDNGEGINRQVRDRIFEPYVTTKGQGTGLGLAIVKRTIEDHNGFIRALPNPPRGTRIVIELPVEDLEMPHPMIKLVLNKEVKQI; the protein is encoded by the coding sequence ATGAATGAAGATGGAACGCCGGAAATATTGAAAGATTCTAAAGAGCTAAAACGGAGGAGAAGGGAAGTTATTGCCCTTTTCCCTCTAGGGCTTCTTTTTTTATTCTTAACTTGGATAGAGATCCAACTTTTTGGGTACAGTCAAACTCTGCCATTTATTCATTCAATATTTTTCTTTGGTTTAGTTAATTTTAATATTGTCATTCTTTTGCTTCTTTTGTTTCTCATATTCAGAAATATCGTCAAAGTTTTTGCTGAACGACGGAGTGGGGGCGATGGTGGTTCTTTAAAGGGAAAATTGATTGCGGCATTTGTTGGATTTAGTTCCATCCCAACAATGCTAATGTTTTTGATTTCAGTATTTTATATTAATAGCAGCTTCGATAAGTGGTTTAATGAAAAAATTTCGAGTGTTTTAAAGAGTGCTCTTGAAGTCACGAATGCCTATGTTTTAACTGCAAAAAGAAAGAACTATCATTTTGCTAATGAAATTGTCGCCGATCTGGGACGGGTATCCGATGACAAAATACCAGCGCGGCTAAAGAAGCTGCGTCGACTCTATCAGCTCGACGCCGTAGAGTATTATCCCCAATTATTTTCTGAAAGAACTCTTGATGTAGCGAAGGGTGAGCTTATTCCGCAGATTCCAAGAGCTTCCCTTGAATTTTTGCAGAAAGGAATTAGCCAGAGACATGAAGGCAGTACAATTCATCAGTTTGCCGAGGGGAATTTAGTTCGGGTTATAGTCCCGATGCGAGCAGGTCGCGGAGCGCTTGTCGTATCTAGCTATATCCCAATGTCTCTTCTGTCTAGGATGGACGATATTATGGTCGCCTATGAGGATTTTCGAGATCTCAATCCCATTGAGTATCCAATAAAATCGATTTATCTTATCGTGTTGATACTGATGACTTTGGTGATTCTCTTGGCGGCGACTTGGTTTGGGTTTTACTTGGCCCGCCAGCTTTCGGTTCCGCTAGAAGAATTAGGGGATGCGACACGGAGATTGGCGAAGGGTGATTATCGCCTGGTAGAGGTCGCATCGGGTTCAGCCGAAATGAACCACCTGATCACAAGTTTTAACTCTATGACTCGACAGATTGAAGCCTCGGAAAAGGAGGTTCTTCAGACGAATCGGACACTGCAGGAAGCGCTGGAGCGCATTGATGAGCACTCTAAATATATTGAGGTCGTTCTTTCAAATGCGAGCACGGGGGTTGTTTCGGTTGATGAGGCCGGTATTGTGACCATGGTCAACAGACACGCGGAGCGACTTTTGGAGGTTGATTCTGCAAAAATAGTGGGCAAAAAGGCAAAGGATATTCTCAGCCTCGAGTACTATGGCATTTTTGATGAACTGCTTCGTACAATGAAGAAGCACAAGGCTGCAAGCATACAGAAGGAAGTGCGAATAAATGTGAAAGAAAGGTCCATTCCCTTGCAGGTGACGCTATCAATTTTGTATGACGATAATCAGCGCGAACTGGGCAAGGTGTTGGTTTTTGATGATTTGACACCGGTTTTAAGTGCTCAGAGATCAGCCGCATGGACTGAAGTCGCCAGGAGGATTGCTCATGAGATCAAGAATCCGCTGACGCCAATTAAATTGGCCGCGCAGAGGCTCAACAAGAAGTTTGCACATGAAATTGCAGATCCCGTTTTTTCTGAATCGATTCATATGATTATTGAGCAGGTGGATGGGATTAAGAATTTAGTTAACGAATTCAGTAGTTTTGCGAGAATGCCAAAATCACAGCCGGTAGTTGGAGATCTCAATCGAGTTATTCAAGATTCTCTGATTCTTTTTAAAACAGGAGATAAAGGGGATATCCTTCACTTTTTGCCGGATTTAAAATTGCCAAAATTTCGCTTTGATCCCGACCAATTGAAACGCGTGATTACCAATCTGATAGATAATGCGCTTTCAGCAACTGAACGTCTCACCCATCCGAGAGTGGAGGTGACGACAGAGTTCGACTCTGTGCTCAGGATAGTGAGAATTTCTGTGGTCGACAATGGCGAGGGAATCAATCGTCAGGTACGTGATCGTATTTTTGAACCTTATGTCACGACAAAAGGTCAAGGAACTGGATTGGGATTGGCTATCGTTAAGCGAACCATTGAAGATCACAACGGATTTATTCGTGCTCTACCAAATCCGCCGAGAGGAACAAGAATAGTCATCGAATTGCCGGTGGAGGACTTGGAAATGCCTCATCCGATGATAAAACTAGTTCTTAATAAAGAGGTTAAACAGATATGA